A stretch of the Saprospiraceae bacterium genome encodes the following:
- a CDS encoding endonuclease, with protein sequence MFNFRFRSILYFGLVIFQFEISVAQFKQISIFPNDTSFVLINKLVQEYKPATVLDYSNARLKMYQEIYNVHDSVSCVYTHHTLYLSPASSDPIGYLSKNGNANGINCEHTFPQSKGADNGNARSDMHHLFPARAAVNEARSNYPYGEISDQKTEDWFYKSFVQSTIPTQLIDEYSESINGLFEPREDHKGNVARAVFYFFTMYELQADRSFFESMRPTLCDWHLKDPTDSLEWTRTYLIAKYQDQKPNPFVLDCSLAKRSYCNQSPNCSQISATDAFDHNQISISPNPFNAFINIHSDTKLDRIDCSIFNSIGHLVKHTNLNLKTSGTSWNLEDLSPGYYFVVFSNSQKQFIKRLSIIKN encoded by the coding sequence ATGTTTAATTTTAGATTCCGTTCTATTCTATACTTTGGGCTTGTTATTTTTCAATTTGAAATTAGCGTTGCACAGTTTAAGCAAATTTCAATTTTTCCAAATGATACATCCTTTGTTTTAATCAACAAACTGGTACAGGAATATAAACCAGCAACGGTACTTGATTATTCAAATGCAAGGTTAAAAATGTATCAGGAAATTTACAATGTTCATGACTCCGTTTCCTGCGTTTATACACACCACACTTTATACTTGAGTCCGGCATCCTCTGATCCCATTGGATATTTATCTAAAAATGGAAATGCAAATGGCATCAATTGCGAACACACATTTCCTCAAAGCAAAGGAGCTGACAATGGAAATGCCCGATCTGATATGCACCATTTATTTCCTGCACGTGCCGCAGTCAATGAAGCCCGAAGCAATTATCCCTATGGCGAAATCAGTGATCAAAAAACGGAAGATTGGTTTTACAAATCGTTTGTTCAGTCGACCATCCCAACCCAGCTAATTGATGAATACAGTGAATCCATTAACGGACTTTTTGAACCACGGGAAGATCATAAAGGCAATGTAGCAAGGGCAGTTTTTTATTTTTTTACCATGTATGAATTGCAGGCAGACCGAAGTTTTTTTGAAAGTATGCGCCCTACTTTATGTGATTGGCATTTAAAAGACCCGACAGATTCTTTGGAATGGACCCGAACGTATCTCATTGCAAAATATCAAGACCAAAAACCCAATCCATTTGTGCTGGATTGCAGTTTAGCTAAAAGATCGTATTGCAATCAATCTCCTAATTGCAGCCAGATTAGTGCAACAGATGCGTTTGATCACAATCAAATTTCAATTTCACCAAATCCTTTCAATGCGTTTATTAATATTCATTCTGATACCAAGCTCGATAGAATTGATTGCTCAATCTTTAACAGCATAGGCCATCTGGTTAAGCATACGAATTTGAATTTGAAAACTAGCGGTACAAGCTGGAATTTAGAGGACTTATCTCCCGGATATTATTTTGTGGTTTTTTCAAATTCTCAAAAGCAGTTCATTAAACGCTTGTCAATCATCAAAAACTAA
- a CDS encoding MmcQ/YjbR family DNA-binding protein — translation MNIEYFRNYCLALDFVEECFPFGPDALVLKLKGKIFAITNLNDESFKVNLKSDPEKALQLREQYDEIQPGFHMNKKHWNTVNFESRLSDKFLIELINESYELVRKSLPLKERF, via the coding sequence GTGAATATTGAATATTTCAGAAACTATTGTCTGGCTTTAGACTTTGTTGAAGAATGCTTTCCGTTTGGACCGGATGCATTGGTTTTAAAACTTAAAGGTAAAATATTTGCAATTACCAATTTGAATGATGAATCATTTAAAGTTAATTTGAAATCCGATCCTGAAAAAGCGCTACAACTTCGTGAACAATATGATGAGATTCAACCAGGTTTTCACATGAATAAAAAACATTGGAACACAGTAAATTTTGAATCCAGACTTTCAGATAAATTTTTAATCGAACTTATTAATGAATCATACGAATTAGTGCGCAAATCCTTGCCTCTAAAAGAACGGTTTTAG
- a CDS encoding FAD-binding oxidoreductase produces MKEIDYLIVGSGIAGLCVAECLNAVTNSFLVIDKQLPGAASIVSSGLINPVTGKRFVKSWNFNEIETSFLAFYKDLERRLQLEFFSEIQLLETLHSAEDENQWLSRTVDPDYIEYMGSLDTNKIDGYKKTGSGVYGKIKKAYRIDVEKLMPRWIEILKQEDKLIHELFDYNTIQIKEQFILCNSIKVNKAVIFCEGHRLINNPYFNWLPLFSLKGECLKFYSKGLPQDQIYKSSYAVVPQGNHRFWCGSNFGLDDLDSNCTSNEMSKQWNFVKEHVEADVNLIDHYAGIRPAIRDRRPVLGCHPENSKLVVFGGLGTKGFSIAPYCGLALKEYLINSKPLPKSIHISRFLKKFYQNHPESK; encoded by the coding sequence ATGAAAGAAATAGATTATTTAATCGTAGGAAGTGGAATTGCAGGTTTATGTGTTGCTGAATGTTTGAATGCTGTAACAAATTCCTTTCTTGTAATTGACAAGCAATTACCCGGAGCCGCCAGCATTGTTAGTTCGGGATTGATCAATCCTGTTACAGGGAAACGATTTGTAAAGTCCTGGAATTTTAATGAAATTGAAACAAGCTTTCTTGCATTTTATAAAGACTTGGAAAGAAGACTTCAACTTGAATTTTTTTCTGAAATTCAATTGCTGGAAACTTTGCATTCTGCTGAAGATGAAAATCAATGGCTCAGCAGAACAGTTGATCCGGACTATATAGAATACATGGGATCATTGGATACAAATAAAATTGATGGTTATAAAAAAACAGGATCGGGGGTATATGGAAAAATCAAAAAAGCATATCGTATTGATGTTGAAAAATTAATGCCCAGATGGATTGAAATATTGAAGCAAGAAGATAAATTGATTCATGAATTGTTTGATTACAATACAATTCAAATTAAAGAACAATTTATACTATGCAATTCAATCAAAGTCAACAAAGCAGTTATCTTTTGTGAAGGGCATCGTTTGATAAATAATCCATATTTTAATTGGCTTCCATTATTTTCTTTAAAAGGGGAGTGTCTAAAGTTTTATAGCAAAGGCTTGCCGCAAGATCAAATTTATAAATCATCTTATGCCGTCGTGCCGCAAGGGAATCACAGGTTTTGGTGTGGTTCAAATTTTGGATTAGATGATTTGGATTCTAACTGTACTTCAAATGAAATGTCAAAGCAATGGAATTTTGTCAAAGAACACGTTGAAGCAGATGTAAACCTAATTGACCATTATGCAGGAATTCGACCTGCGATTAGAGACAGAAGGCCGGTTCTTGGATGCCACCCGGAAAATTCAAAATTGGTAGTTTTTGGCGGATTAGGCACGAAGGGCTTTTCTATTGCTCCGTATTGTGGGCTCGCTTTGAAAGAATATCTTATAAATTCAAAACCACTGCCCAAAAGCATACATATTAGCCGGTTTCTTAAAAAATTCTATCAAAATCATCCAGAATCCAAATAA
- a CDS encoding Re/Si-specific NAD(P)(+) transhydrogenase subunit alpha, protein MVLGILKEIREGEKRVSLNPQIAKQFIDKGFQVILEKSAGVASSYRDQDYEQVGAKVAASKAELLQTCDLVIKINPPGLEEIKQAKSGLVWLSLLYHLTNTELIQAIAAANQSAISMDAIPRISRAQSMDVLSSQSNLAGYKAVLLGADQMTRAFPLMMTAAGTVSPAKVLIFGVGVAGLQAIATAKRLGAVVEATDVRAETKEQAESLGAKFITVKDDGVKTEGGYAKEVTAEYLAKQKEAVNKSLFNADLVITTALIPGKKAPLLISAEQVSKMKYGAVIVDMAAEQGGNCELTQDGKVIVEHGVKIVGINNLASSLATNASELYAKNVFNLLMHLATKDGFKNDREEEITKATLIVENGKILRA, encoded by the coding sequence ATGGTTCTTGGTATACTAAAGGAAATCAGAGAAGGCGAAAAACGGGTATCACTTAATCCACAAATTGCTAAACAATTTATAGACAAAGGCTTTCAGGTTATACTTGAAAAATCAGCCGGTGTAGCCTCTTCCTATAGGGATCAGGATTATGAACAGGTTGGAGCAAAGGTAGCAGCATCTAAAGCCGAGTTGCTACAAACCTGTGATCTGGTTATTAAAATTAACCCACCAGGATTGGAAGAAATTAAGCAGGCCAAGTCAGGCTTGGTTTGGTTGAGTTTACTTTATCACCTAACCAATACTGAATTAATCCAAGCCATAGCAGCCGCCAATCAATCTGCTATTTCAATGGATGCGATTCCAAGGATTTCAAGGGCTCAGAGTATGGACGTGTTAAGCTCTCAAAGCAATTTGGCTGGTTATAAAGCAGTTTTATTGGGCGCAGACCAAATGACAAGAGCATTTCCCTTAATGATGACCGCTGCAGGTACCGTCAGCCCGGCGAAAGTCTTGATTTTTGGAGTTGGTGTTGCCGGATTGCAAGCCATCGCAACAGCAAAACGACTCGGAGCTGTTGTTGAAGCTACGGATGTTCGCGCAGAAACGAAAGAACAAGCTGAATCCCTGGGAGCTAAATTTATAACCGTTAAAGATGATGGTGTTAAAACCGAAGGTGGTTATGCCAAAGAGGTCACTGCAGAATACTTAGCAAAACAAAAAGAAGCGGTAAACAAGAGCTTGTTCAATGCAGATTTAGTAATCACAACTGCCTTAATACCAGGCAAGAAAGCGCCTCTTTTAATAAGTGCGGAGCAGGTGTCTAAAATGAAATACGGTGCAGTTATTGTGGATATGGCCGCTGAACAAGGCGGAAATTGTGAATTAACCCAAGATGGAAAAGTGATTGTTGAGCATGGAGTCAAGATTGTTGGAATCAATAATCTGGCTTCCAGTTTAGCTACAAATGCCAGTGAACTGTATGCAAAAAATGTATTCAATCTTTTGATGCACCTGGCAACTAAAGATGGATTTAAAAATGATCGCGAAGAAGAAATAACCAAAGCGACCTTAATTGTTGAAAACGGAAAAATACTAAGAGCCTAA
- a CDS encoding NAD(P) transhydrogenase subunit alpha, with amino-acid sequence MQILEFISTHIQTIYLVILMIFVGIELISHVPSVLHTPLMSGANAIHGVVIIGAIIVMGQAEETLHLILGFIAVILGTLNVVGGFVVTDRMLEMFKKKK; translated from the coding sequence ATGCAAATACTGGAATTTATTAGTACACACATTCAAACCATTTACCTGGTTATCTTGATGATATTTGTAGGAATCGAGTTGATTTCACACGTGCCTTCTGTGTTGCACACCCCTTTGATGTCTGGGGCCAATGCAATCCATGGTGTTGTGATCATTGGAGCGATCATCGTAATGGGACAAGCGGAAGAAACGCTTCATTTGATTTTGGGCTTTATTGCTGTGATACTAGGTACTCTCAATGTTGTAGGAGGATTTGTTGTTACAGATCGCATGTTGGAAATGTTTAAGAAAAAGAAATGA
- a CDS encoding NAD(P)(+) transhydrogenase (Re/Si-specific) subunit beta, which produces MMEHLLEVIYLIAAVTFMIGLKMLSKPDSARKGNGIAAFGMVLAIFATIFIYRDANGMHLKNLMWIFLALVIGTVIGYLMAKRVQMTAMPQMVSFFNGMGGACAAIISIIEFGHLEHGLPEDFSSKITIILAGLVIGTVSFAGSMIAFGKLEGKINDYSVPGQQFFNVGLLLAIFVSSILFGTGVISGSLWFYTILGLSVLYGLLFVFPIGGADMPVVISLLNSFTGVAAACGGFLYDNYVMLIGGILVGSAGTILTVAMCTAMNRSLLNVLVGNFGGNASATGGSSSQGSTKEISLSDASVLMKYSKKVVIVPGYGLAVAQAQHICHELESILEEEGVDVKYAIHPVAGRMPGHMNVLLAESNVSYDRLIEMEEINPEFSSTDVVLVVGANDVVNPAAKTDPSSPIYGMPILEVEDAKNIIILKRSMKAGYAGIDNELFYKPKTYMLFGDAKDSLTKLVSQIKAS; this is translated from the coding sequence ATGATGGAGCATTTATTGGAGGTAATTTATTTGATAGCAGCCGTCACTTTTATGATTGGCTTGAAAATGTTAAGTAAGCCAGATTCAGCAAGAAAAGGCAATGGCATTGCAGCATTTGGAATGGTTCTGGCCATTTTTGCAACCATTTTCATTTACCGGGATGCCAACGGAATGCACCTTAAAAATTTAATGTGGATTTTCCTGGCCCTGGTTATTGGCACCGTGATCGGATATTTAATGGCAAAACGGGTCCAAATGACCGCCATGCCTCAAATGGTGTCATTTTTTAATGGAATGGGTGGAGCCTGTGCAGCAATCATATCAATTATTGAATTTGGGCATTTGGAACACGGATTGCCTGAAGATTTTTCTTCTAAAATCACCATCATCCTTGCTGGTCTTGTCATTGGTACGGTTTCATTTGCTGGCAGTATGATTGCTTTTGGCAAACTTGAAGGAAAAATCAATGATTACAGCGTTCCCGGACAGCAATTTTTTAATGTTGGCTTGTTATTGGCAATTTTTGTTAGCTCCATTTTATTTGGAACAGGTGTAATTAGTGGAAGTTTATGGTTTTATACCATCCTGGGTCTTTCTGTTTTATACGGCTTATTGTTTGTATTTCCAATTGGAGGAGCTGATATGCCGGTGGTGATTTCACTTCTAAATTCATTTACAGGAGTTGCAGCTGCATGCGGTGGATTTTTATACGACAATTATGTAATGCTCATAGGAGGGATATTAGTGGGTTCTGCAGGTACGATTTTGACTGTTGCCATGTGTACTGCCATGAATCGATCCTTACTCAATGTTTTGGTAGGTAATTTCGGTGGCAATGCTTCGGCAACAGGCGGAAGTTCCAGCCAAGGCTCAACCAAGGAAATCTCCCTTTCAGATGCTTCAGTTTTAATGAAATATTCTAAAAAAGTTGTCATTGTGCCAGGATATGGATTGGCCGTGGCACAAGCTCAGCATATTTGCCATGAATTGGAATCCATCCTAGAAGAAGAAGGTGTTGATGTAAAATACGCCATTCATCCGGTTGCAGGCCGTATGCCAGGTCACATGAATGTATTGTTGGCCGAGAGCAACGTGAGTTACGACCGTTTAATTGAAATGGAAGAAATAAACCCCGAGTTTTCATCTACGGATGTGGTCTTGGTGGTTGGGGCCAATGATGTAGTCAATCCGGCTGCGAAAACGGATCCATCTAGTCCAATTTACGGAATGCCCATTTTAGAGGTTGAGGATGCAAAAAACATAATCATACTGAAAAGGTCTATGAAAGCAGGGTATGCCGGTATTGATAATGAACTGTTTTATAAGCCAAAAACCTACATGCTTTTTGGGGATGCGAAAGACTCATTGACAAAATTGGTGAGTCAAATCAAAGCAAGTTAA